DNA from Devosia yakushimensis:
GCGCCTTGGCATGGGTTTTGAGCAGCCCAATCGGCTTGCCCGATTGGATGATCAGCGTCTGATCCTCATCCATCCTGAGCAATGTTTCGACAATCGCCTTGTGGCTCGCCCAATTGCGCGCCGCCTTGCCCAGCGCCGCATAAACAATCAGCTCATCGGGGTTCTCCCCCACGCTCAGCACATTCTCCAATAGCCGCAGCAGCGCCTCTTGCCGCCACCCCTTGGCGCGCAATTCGGGGCCGCCGGGAATGGGGAAATTGGGGTGGCGGGGATTGGGTGTGGGCATGGATAAAACTCTCGTTTTTAACCGGGTCATTCCCGCGCAGGCGGGAACCTCCGTTTACTTTCTTTGCATCGCCAACAGTGATTCCCGCCTGCGCGGGAATGACACCATGGGCGGCATTACAATTTCGCCGGCAGCGTCCGCACAAACACCACTGCCGCATCAAGCAGCCGTCGCCGCAGTTCATCATCGGCGCAGGTATCGAGCCCCGCCCGCACCCAGCCGCCCATCTGCCGGCCGGACATGATCATCGGCGCGACATCGTCCAGTTTCAGCGCCCATTCATCATTGTCCTTGCCCAGCCGCACCATCAGCCCCACATCGCGGGCGCCGCACAGCATGTGGCCATCGAGCAGCCAGACCAGCCCACCAAACATCGGCTTTTCGCTCAGCCCCGGCCGGTCGCCCAGATCCTCGCGCACCAGTTCCTCAAGCCCGGAATCGCGTGCCATGGCTCAGCCCTTGGCCCCATCAAGCGCATAGCGCGCCAGCTCGATCCCCATCGCCTTCTCAACCGAGGGATAGACCGTCGGGTCGAGCACGGACGAACTCAGCGGAATGACCTTTTTGGGCACATGCAGCACGAAAATCTGCATCCCCTCCTGCAATTGCCCCACGCTCAGCGGTTCGCCCTCGGGGGAGAGCGTGGTGATCACATCGGGGAAAGTGGCAATGCGCGCGCCGTCGCGCCCATCCACCGCCATATATTCGTTCATCACATGCAGCACCGAGCCACACGACAGCGTCACCGCGCCGATATCGAAGGCCTCCTTGGTGTAGAGCACCGCCTTCTTGATGATCTTGCCCTCGACCAGAATAGTGCCGCCCGTGGTCTTGGCGATGGTGTCGATCACCGCCGTCCCGCCCTTGCCCTCGGCCGCAATGATCGCCTCGCCCAGTTTCAGCGCCAGCGAAATCCCGCCCAGGGCCGCGTGTTTCTTGACATAGCTGGCCCGCACCGGATTGCGGCACGAGGCGATAAACCCGCCCGACATGTCCGAAGCCGTGCGCAATATCGGCGACACCTTGGCCGTCGCGCCCTTCACCACCAATTCGATATAGCGGTTCTCGCTGCGATTGCCGCCCACCGCTGTCTGGATCATCGGCTCGGGCGATCCGGCCAGCCCGATACTGCCCATATCCCCGGTCGGATGCGCGCGCACATCGCCCACCGCATCGACCACTTTGGTGCCCAGTACTGCCGAAGGCAGCCAGCCATTGAGCGTTGACGATTTGCCATTCTGCCCGATCATCAACCCGCTGAGCTTTTCCCCCAACGCATCCTGCAGCATGGACACCGCCTTGATGTAATCCACCCCCTGCATTTCCCATGGCGTGGTGGAAGCCGGCGCGCCAATGGCGGCCGCCGTCGCCACCCAGTCATTGGCGTCCAGTTCGTGAATGCTCACCAGTTCGGGCTTGCCGACGCTCACCGCCGCATAGCCCAGCATGCGCCCATGATCAGCCCAGCCGCCCCCGCCAGCGGCATAGACGGAGCCGCCTTTAACAGCCGCCTCGACGTCTTTTTCGGTCAGAATCCGGCCCATTATTCTGTCTCCTGCAATTGCTTGTCGAGCGCGATCACGGCATCCAGCAAAACCTGGGCGCCCAGCGCGATATCTTCCGTCGTCGCAAATTCATCCGGCGCATGGCTGCGGCCATCCACGCATGGCACAAAGATCATCGCCGCCTTGGTGATCCGCGCCATCCATGCCGTGTCATGCCCCGCCCCCGACGCCATCCGCCGATGCCGCGCGCCCGCGCTTTCGCAGGCAGCATCCAGCACGATCAGCAAATCAGGATCGCAAGGCGTCGGCTGATTGTCCGAAACAATGCGCGGCGCCTGCACGCTCACACCGGTCTTGTCGGCAATCGCCGCCACGCCCCTGGCCAGCTCATCAATGAACCGCTCCATATCGTCGCGCAATTCGGCCCGCGCATCGATCAGCATCCGCACCCGCGCCGGCACCACATTGGCCGCATTGGGCGTCATTTCGAATTCGCCCACCGTGGCGGCAAAATGCGTCTCGCCCGAGGCCAGTGCCTTGCCCAATTCCTCAACACCCAGCGCAATCCAGGCCGCCGTGGTCAGCGCATCCTTGCGAGCAGCCATCGGCGTCGTCCCGGCATGGTCCGCCCGCCCCTCGACGATAATCTCGATCCGCGTAATCCCAGCGATGGCTGTTACCACGCCCACATCCAGCTGCTCGTTCTGCAACACCGGCCCCTGCTCGATATGCAGTTCCAGAAACGCCTTGATATCGTCGCGCTGCGCCAGCGCATGGGGCACCCCGCCCACCTGCGCGATGGCCCGCTCCAGCGTCACCCCATCATGCGTCCGCGCCAGCCATTCCGCCGGCCGCGTGCCGCTCATGCCCCGGCTGCCAATGCAGGACACGCCAAAAATCGAGACTTCTTCAGCCAGAAAATCCACCACTTCAAGCGTATGATCGAGCACCACACCCTGATCCCGCAGCGCCCGCGCCACTTCGAGCGCCACCACCACCCCGGCAATGCCATCAAACCGTCCGCCATCAGGCACGGTATCGGAATGGCTGCCAATCATGATGCTGCCGAGTGCCGGGTTTCTGCCCGGCACGACCCCCACGAGATTGCCCGCATGGTCGATCTGGCTGACGGCGCCAGCGGCCTGCATGGCGTGTTCAAGCCAGGCCCGTCCCTCCAGAAACATCGGCGTAAACGCCCGCCGCGTCCAAGGGCGATCCGGCTCGGTGATGGCGGCGAGGGCATCGATATCGGCCGCAATGCGATCAGCGCGGATGGGGGAATTGGGGATCACAGCGAAAGCCCCTCTGGCCGAACAAACCGCCCAACCCCAGGCTCACCCACCGTCACCCCATCAAACACCTGCCGCCCCCGCAGATAGGTCAGCCCCACCGTCCAAGGCAGCTCAATCCCGTTATACGGCGACCAGCCCACCACATTGTGCCCACTCTCGGCCGCGTCATAGACCTTGGGCCGGTCAAACAGCACCGCAATATCGGCATCCTTGCCAGCCGTCAGCGCCCCCTTGCTCCCCAGCCGGAAATGCCGTGCCGGGTTCTCCGCCATCAGCTTGGCCGCCCAGGTCAGGGAAATATCGCGCTCCAGCGCGCCCTTGATAAACAGCGGCACCATCACTTCCAGCCCCGGCACGCCCGAGGCATTGGCCAGCATATCGGGATTGGTCTTGCGGTTTTCCGACCAGCTCACATGATCGGTCGAGACCAGCGTGACATTGCCCGCCCGCACATGCTCCCAGAGCTTTTCGACCTCGACCCGCGGCCGGATCGGCGGATTGATCTTGGCCTTGCCGCCCAGCCGGGCGACGTCATGCTCTTCATCCAGCGTCAGATAATGAATGCAGCATTCGATGGTCGCGTCGAACCCCTGGTCGCGATAGCTGCGCGCAATCTCATAGCCCCGCCCCAGCGAGCAATGCACCACATGCGCCGGACATCCGGTCTGCGCCCCCGTCTCATAAATCTGCAACGAGGCCAGCAATTCGGTCAGCGGCGGCCGGCTCAGCGCATGGGCGCGATAATCAGTGATCCCCAGCGCCTTGACCTTGGCCATGGCCGCGCGCACCGCCTCGTCATCCTCGTTATGCACGCCCGCCGTCAGCCCAGTCGGCGCGATGGCGGCAAAGCATTCCTCCAGCAGTGCCGGAGGAATACGCGGAAACCGCACGGGATCAGTGCCAAAAGTCGAAAACTTGAATGCGGCGACACCCGCCTCGACCTGTTCCAAAATCCGGCTCGCGCCCTCTTCCGGCTTGATCGTGCCATAAAGCGCAAAATCCACCCGCGCCTGCGGGCTGGCATGCGCCACCTTTTTGCGCACTGCCTCGGCCGAGCTGACCAGATTGCCCTCGTCATAGGGCATGTCGACAATCGTGGTCACCCCACCGGCCGCCGCCGAGCGCGTCGACCAGATGAAATCTTCCTGGTCCTTCTGGCTCAGCGAATGGGTCTGCGCATCGATCGCCCCGGGCAGTATAAGCGCCTTGCCCAGCTCATGCCGCTCATGCGCCGACGGCGCCACGCCCTCTCCCACATGCACGATTTTGCCATCGCGCACGGCCACATAGCCATTCTCGATAATGGTGGATGGCAGCACCACTGTGCCGGACAAAACGAGATCGAAATCGGACATTTTTTGCCTCTATTGTTCCAAGCTCACCGGGCCTCCCCTCTCCCCTTGAGGGAGAGGGTGGATGGCGCGCAGCGCCAGACGGGTGAGGGGTTGCCTCCACAAACTGGGCGCATTGAGGGATCGCGGACCCCTCATCCGCCCCTTCGGGGCACCTTCTCCCTCAAGGGGAGAAGGAAGGCAGTGCACAGTCTTCACGCCGCCGCCCTCCCCAATTGCCCAGTGCGCGCCATCAACACCCGCTCCAGCGCCGAGAGCGCGTCGTAAATCAGCACCGCCAGCACGCCCACAATCAGCCCGCCCTGCAGCACGAACGCGGTATTGTTCGACAGCAGCCCCGCAATGATCACCTCGCCCAGCGTGCGCGCCGCCACGGTCGAGCCAATCGTCGCCGTCGCCAGCGAAATCACCGTCGAAAGCCGTATCCCCGCCAGGATCACCGGCAGCGCCAGCGGCAGCTCGACCTTGATCAGCCGCTGCCACCCCGTCATGCCCACGCCTTTGGCCGCGTCGGTCACCGCGGGCGGCAAATTGGTCAGCCCGGTCAGCGTATTCTCGAAAATCGGCAGCAGCCCATAAAGAAACAGTGCCACCAGTGTCGGCGCCGTGCCAAAGCCCAGCATGGGCACGGCCAGCGCCAGCACGGCCACGGGCGGAAAGGTCTGCCCGATATTGGCCAGCGAGCGCGACAGCGGCAAAAACTCCGCGCCAAACGGCCGCGTCACCACAATGGCCAGCCCCACCGCCACGATGGTCGAAGCCAGCGTCGCCGCCGCCACAATCGCGAGGTGGTTCAAGGTCAGATCAAGCAGGCTGCCCTGATTGTAGATGGAAGGCTGGTTGTTCTTGGTGAACAGCCCGAAAAACCCGGTAAAAGTCTCCGGCCGGACGAGGAACACGACCAGCACCAGCAGCGCGATGAACCTGA
Protein-coding regions in this window:
- a CDS encoding dihydroorotase, with translation MSDFDLVLSGTVVLPSTIIENGYVAVRDGKIVHVGEGVAPSAHERHELGKALILPGAIDAQTHSLSQKDQEDFIWSTRSAAAGGVTTIVDMPYDEGNLVSSAEAVRKKVAHASPQARVDFALYGTIKPEEGASRILEQVEAGVAAFKFSTFGTDPVRFPRIPPALLEECFAAIAPTGLTAGVHNEDDEAVRAAMAKVKALGITDYRAHALSRPPLTELLASLQIYETGAQTGCPAHVVHCSLGRGYEIARSYRDQGFDATIECCIHYLTLDEEHDVARLGGKAKINPPIRPRVEVEKLWEHVRAGNVTLVSTDHVSWSENRKTNPDMLANASGVPGLEVMVPLFIKGALERDISLTWAAKLMAENPARHFRLGSKGALTAGKDADIAVLFDRPKVYDAAESGHNVVGWSPYNGIELPWTVGLTYLRGRQVFDGVTVGEPGVGRFVRPEGLSL
- a CDS encoding Zn-dependent hydrolase, which translates into the protein MIPNSPIRADRIAADIDALAAITEPDRPWTRRAFTPMFLEGRAWLEHAMQAAGAVSQIDHAGNLVGVVPGRNPALGSIMIGSHSDTVPDGGRFDGIAGVVVALEVARALRDQGVVLDHTLEVVDFLAEEVSIFGVSCIGSRGMSGTRPAEWLARTHDGVTLERAIAQVGGVPHALAQRDDIKAFLELHIEQGPVLQNEQLDVGVVTAIAGITRIEIIVEGRADHAGTTPMAARKDALTTAAWIALGVEELGKALASGETHFAATVGEFEMTPNAANVVPARVRMLIDARAELRDDMERFIDELARGVAAIADKTGVSVQAPRIVSDNQPTPCDPDLLIVLDAACESAGARHRRMASGAGHDTAWMARITKAAMIFVPCVDGRSHAPDEFATTEDIALGAQVLLDAVIALDKQLQETE
- a CDS encoding DUF917 domain-containing protein, translating into MGRILTEKDVEAAVKGGSVYAAGGGGWADHGRMLGYAAVSVGKPELVSIHELDANDWVATAAAIGAPASTTPWEMQGVDYIKAVSMLQDALGEKLSGLMIGQNGKSSTLNGWLPSAVLGTKVVDAVGDVRAHPTGDMGSIGLAGSPEPMIQTAVGGNRSENRYIELVVKGATAKVSPILRTASDMSGGFIASCRNPVRASYVKKHAALGGISLALKLGEAIIAAEGKGGTAVIDTIAKTTGGTILVEGKIIKKAVLYTKEAFDIGAVTLSCGSVLHVMNEYMAVDGRDGARIATFPDVITTLSPEGEPLSVGQLQEGMQIFVLHVPKKVIPLSSSVLDPTVYPSVEKAMGIELARYALDGAKG
- a CDS encoding TfoX/Sxy family protein, yielding MARDSGLEELVREDLGDRPGLSEKPMFGGLVWLLDGHMLCGARDVGLMVRLGKDNDEWALKLDDVAPMIMSGRQMGGWVRAGLDTCADDELRRRLLDAAVVFVRTLPAKL
- a CDS encoding ABC transporter permease, which gives rise to MKIGLIIRFIALLVLVVFLVRPETFTGFFGLFTKNNQPSIYNQGSLLDLTLNHLAIVAAATLASTIVAVGLAIVVTRPFGAEFLPLSRSLANIGQTFPPVAVLALAVPMLGFGTAPTLVALFLYGLLPIFENTLTGLTNLPPAVTDAAKGVGMTGWQRLIKVELPLALPVILAGIRLSTVISLATATIGSTVAARTLGEVIIAGLLSNNTAFVLQGGLIVGVLAVLIYDALSALERVLMARTGQLGRAAA